Proteins encoded in a region of the Triticum dicoccoides isolate Atlit2015 ecotype Zavitan chromosome 3A, WEW_v2.0, whole genome shotgun sequence genome:
- the LOC119268942 gene encoding uncharacterized protein LOC119268942 has translation MEISFEAWEGVQRHGQDIADRLAQGFTGLLQAPPQFPWPPVSHKLMPFEIDLPVVPFGAARGAAAAGGKDFFPTAAVASVIDIGGRLGQAGVEIGTSVGGAVQHAVRQLPVPFRGAQIRRRKLHPPPSADGAVGLLSSERAVDRCPLEAAAAAAAAATGSAAASTVSGVRSGDDLDEDDDGYGCEIGTLGNFKKSKGTVNMSATYNTRNNDIESSVVARGDLWRLEASRSGSTSGNDTSPLYLVQLGPLLFVRDSTLLLPVHLSKQHLLWYGYDRKNGVHSLCPAIWSKQRRWLMMSMMCLNPVACSFMDLQFPNGQVTYVAGEGITASGFVPLFGGLLQAHGKFPGETRMSFSCKNKRGTRFTPMFQWPDKSLSLGVTQALAYKRSGLMVRPSIQVSVCPTFGGSDPGVRAEVIHSLKEELNVMCGLSCSRNPSAFTALSIGRSKWNGQVGSSGVVVTLETPLNNIGRPSLSVQLNGGFEI, from the exons ATGGAGATCTCCTTCGAGGCGTGGGAGGGGGTGCAGCGGCACGGCCAGGACATCGCCGACCGCCTCGCGCAGGGCTTCACGGGCCTGCTGCAGGCGCCGCCGCAGTTCCCGTGGCCGCCCGTCTCGCACAAGCTCATGCCCTTCGAGATCGACCTCCCCGTCGTGCCCTTCGGCGCCGCGCGgggggccgccgccgccggcgggaaggacttcttccccaccgccgccgtcgcctccgtcaTCGACATCGGCGGCAGGCTCGGCCAGGCCGGCGTCGAGATCGGCACGTCCGTCGGCGGGGCCGTGCAGCACGCCGTGCGCCAGCTGCCCGTGCCCTTCCGGGgcgcccagatccgccgccgcaagCTGCACCCGCCCCCTTCTGCGGACGGGGCCGTCGGCCTCCTCTCCTCGGAGAGGGCCGTCGATAGATGCCCTCTCGAGGCGGCCGCCGCCGCTGCGGCCGCGGCCACTGGAAGCGCTGCCGCGTCGACTGTCAGTGGTGTTAGAAGCGGGGACgacctcgatgaagatgatgacggaTATGGCTGCGAAATCGGAACCCTCGGAAACTTTAAGAAGTCCAAG GGTACCGTAAATATGTCAGCGACATACAACACCAGGAACAATGATATTGAGAGTTCTGTTGTTGCACGTGGAGACCTGTGGAGGCTAGAGGCATCACGCAGCGGTTCAACTTCTGGAAACGATACTTCGCCCCTTTACCTTGTTCAGTTGGGGCCTTTGCTATTTGTTCGTGACTCAACACTCCTATTGCCTGTTCATCTGTCAAAGCAACATCTGCTGTGGTATGGCTATGATCGCAAG AATGGAGTGCATTCCCTCTGCCCAGCTATTTGGTCGAAACAGAGAAGATGGCTGATGATGTCGATGATGTGTCTTAACCCAGTAGCTTGC TCCTTCATGGATCTACAGTTCCCTAATGGGCAAGTAACGTACGTTGCTGGAGAAGGGATAACAGCGAGTGGTTTTGTTCCGTTGTTTGGTGGGTTGCTTCAAGCTCACGGGAAATTCCCAGGAGAAACAAGAATGAGCTTCTCTTGCAAG AACAAGCGAGGCACAAGGTTCACTCCTATGTTTCAATGGCCTGACAAATCTCTTTCACTTGGAGTTACTCAAGCCTTGGCATATAAGAGATCTGGTCTTATGGTGAGGCCCAGCATACAAGTCAG TGTATGCCCTACATTTGGAGGAAGTGATCCTGGGGTACGTGCAGAGGTCATCCATTCATTAAAGGAGGAACTAAATGTGATGTGTGGTTTATCCTGCTCAAGAAATCCATCAGCTTTTACTGCTCTTTCT ATTGGGCGGTCAAAGTGGAACGGTCAAGTGGGCAGTTCTGGAGTAGTAGTCACGTTGGAAACACCTCTAAATAACATTGGAAGGCCATCTTTATCTGTGCAATTAAATGGCGGTTTCGAGATTTGA